A genomic region of Plasmodium cynomolgi strain B DNA, chromosome 5, whole genome shotgun sequence contains the following coding sequences:
- a CDS encoding hypothetical protein (putative), which translates to MIKKFLQNKSKVGLKVCRKKQTSFLRYINGHKQNGPTVEDPPELSPQSSHPSSIAGNQPFYPIDVLKSADKFDSGSPGKASVGSSPSGSIGPSGQSGPSDPSGPNGSSNSRARTDPVQLQYLSLIASIYPAAAKSKKIRHPEIFYRICCCTLCGISGGFVNIFSEQIIGIFSKENIHMFSHPFAYVLMMLTLFCLCNQLLFLNISLSKFSVTSVIPLIMSNIVFFSSLTTIIMQEEESVIQCTNAVCFSLGVLLVIIGILYLQYNINRVLLRCFKPKKG; encoded by the exons atgataaaaaaatttcttcaaaataagaGCAAGGTGGGGTTAAAAGTGTGcaggaagaaacaaacaaGTTTTCTCCGTTACATAAATGGCCATAAACAGAATGGTCCTACAGTGGAGGACCCCCCCGAACTGAGTCCCCAATCGAGTCACCCCAGTTCGATCGCAGGGAACCAACCCTTCTATCCAATAGATGTCCTTAAAAGTGCAGACAAATTTGACTC GGGCAGCCCTGGGAAGGCAAGCGTCGGCAGTAGCCCAAGCGGTTCAATCGGCCCAAGTGGCCAAAGCGGCCCAAGTGACCCAAGCGGCCCAAACGGAAGTAGTAACAGCCGCGCACGAACGGACCCCGTCCAGCTGCAGTACCTGTCGCTCATCGCCTCCATCTACCCAGCGGCAGCCAAGTCGAAGAAAATCAGGCACCCAGAAATCTTCTACAGAATATGCTGCTGCACATTATGTGGCATATCAGGAGGattcgtaaatattttttctgaacaaatcataggaattttttcaaaagaaaatattcatatgttTTCACATCCATTTGCATACGTACTCATGATGCTCACTCTCTTCTGCTTATGCAATCAGCTTTTATTTCTAAATATTTCATTGTCTAAATTTAGCGTCACTTCCGTTATTCCCCTCATCATGTCCAATATCGTTTTCTTTAGTAGCCTCACAACTATAATAATGCAGGAGGAAGAATCCGTGATTCAGTGCACAAACGCTGTGTGCTTTTCCCTTGGCGTCCTGCTTGTCATTATCGGCATACTATACCTACAGTATAATATAAACCGAGTTCTTTTGCGCTGCTTCAAGCcgaaaaaaggatga